DNA sequence from the Salminus brasiliensis chromosome 3, fSalBra1.hap2, whole genome shotgun sequence genome:
tctttctcctgtaaaattgctgtTTTGAAGTGgagattatttttttacatttttttttttttacaggcaaTCCAGTTCAGCCGCAGTCGAACATGAGTGACGTCTGTTCATTCCAGTGAGTACTGATGCTAAATaaagttaattattattaactagttcATTCATATGCTATATAATCATTTGGTCATATTCCTGCTTCTCCAGACGTCTTCCAGCCGCCTCTGTAAAGGCAGTTGTTTGTACTCTGAAGGACGGCCTTGTGTCCATCAACAGAGTCTATGAAGCCCTCATTAATGCAGATGTGGATCGTTTTAGTAGACAGTGTAGAAACTACGGCTACATCAGAGAGCAGATTCTACGGGCCAAGCAGAGCCTGGAGCGGTCAGAACAGGCAGCCGGGGCAGGGTTGAAGAGTCTAGACAAGAACATCGAGATCCTCACGCGAGACGAGGGAAGACTTGAACGAAAGATGAGAGCTACACAGCAGACCTTAGAAAACCTGAGAACAGAGAAGGAGTCTAACGAAGACTTACTGCAGAAGTCTCGAGATGCTCTGGAGGTGGCCAGGTCAAATCTGAGCTCGGCGAGAAGCACCCTTCGGAAACAGAAAAAGAGGGAAAACACTGCTGCCTTTGTGACGGGTGTGGGAGTGGGACTGTTCATCATTCCTGTCGCTGGATGGATCGCTGGTAATAATCCCATCTTCTAGTGTGTTGAAACTCTTTGACACTTTTTCAGACCTTTTTTAATAGCTAATGTAATGTTCTCATCCTCTGCACAGGCTCTGCCTTGGTCGTTGGTGGAATCACAGAAATGGAGGAAGCTTCAGAAGctattaaagtagctgaaaaaGAAGAGAGCGAGTCCGAGTCCGACGTGGAGATGTATAGAGATAAAGTGTCTGACTACAAGGCTGAGATTTCCCAGGCCAAGCAGGACATCAGGCAGAACCGTGATCGAAAGGAGCAGATCTGTACAGATATCCGGAAGGTGAAGGAGCAGAGAGCGGCTGTAGCTGATCTCCAGGTAAAAGTCAGAAGAGCCGTCCACATCCTGAGTGTCCTGAGTGGGAGGGCCAAAGTGGTCGAGGGTCAGACTCGCAGACACATCGTCCTGGAGCcagtgatgaaggtgatggaggaggTGATGAAGGCGGCAGGAGAAATCACAGGGAATCAGCTCCTCTTTAATGGAGATATACCGAGGCTTCTAGATGCGATGAGGGGGAACAACAGAAAACTGGCAGCCATCTGTTCCTGGTCCAGCGATGCTGAAGATGAGGGCTACTACTGAGGAGcgcttaaatatatatatatatatttatatatgagaCGTCTGTCCTTATTCCTTATTCACACTGTTTACGTTTACTTTAGCTTCAACCACAGAACGTCCAGCTTCACAGGTTCCTGCTTTAGTACACAGCATATTCTCCTTAGTGCTTTTTCAGTGAACCCAGAATAAAAAGCGTTGTATGGTTTTGCAGATACTGTAATCAGTTAAGTCtaaccattttttttctttttcaaataaaaaaaaaatgcatattgtttctgtttgttgttgctgtttcttCTTTATCAGTACAGGAAACCTTAAGGGTTGACCCATCAAATCGGTCATGATGCAGAGCATGCTCAAAATACTTGAACATGAAGTATATGTGAAGTTGGCTTTTACACAGTCTGAGCTACACAGAGTCATCTAGACTGGCAGGAGACTGGACActtgaagtgaccaggtgtaaagggggcctaaaagtaaaaaaaaaaaaaaaactttcataaAATAAACCTTCCTTCAAATCTTTAGTGTGAAGAGAGCATTGTTTACATTATTatcatatatgtttatatatatattatgtagtggttggtgtggtgcaacagataacaccactacctgccagtgggctgccacaccatgtgggagactggggtttaaaTCCTGGGCTGGGTGGCTTTACTGCGCCACACCAATAAAGTCCTTGTGCTTCACAAGATAAACGATCAGTGTTGGGAGGGAGAACATCCTGTAAACACTAAAAAGGGAAGTAGGCAAAACAGtgctttagctttagccttaTCCTGCTCACACCCACAGACCTCTTCAACCCAAACTGTCTGCATCTGTTTCATATCAAATTACAGAATGTTTCCCGTCCTGCCAGCAGGGCCCGAGCCTACATTAAAGACCGTCCACTGACTGTCACATCAGATCAAATTAAACTGatgcagtaactgattacagaggaTTTCTTGAGTTTCTTGATTACTCATATATTATGTAAAACTTAAAATCTCAAGTTCTAATAACTAATACGGCTTTTGCAGTGTAGTTGTAGTGTTTACCTCTAccagattattatttttcaacGTATCCTCAACCACTGGAGCAGATCTGTACAGTAGGGATTTTTTAGAGATtatgtagtggttggtgtggtgcaacagataacaccactacctgccactgagctgccacaccatgttggagactggggtttgaatcccaggctGGGTGGctatgcatttacatttacagcatttagctgacgctctcgaccagagcgacttacaaggttactcatattacagaggtcttgcccaaggactcttattggtgtagcgcaacatagccacccagactgggaattgaaccccagtctcccacatggagTGGTAGCTCActgcaggtagtggtgttatctgttgcgccataCCAACCaccgctacaccaataagagtccttgggcaagactcctaatgtaGTGCTTTGGCCcccctctgtaatacaagtaaccttgtaagtcgctctggataagagtgtcagctaaatgctgataatgtaaatattataaataattctgttctttttgtattatattataaatgttatatagagtgtGAAGACCTTTAGTAAACCCCCTTATAGTGATCTTCATCTGTGATGTGACTAATGTGActaaaacatttatttgtacAAAAGCATTCATTCTCACCCTGTTTATTCACTGATTTATTTATGACCctgatttatttataattattcaaTTATGGAATGAGCTTCTTATTAAGTAATAGCAGACATCTGTGTACACATGGCTTAATATTAGACATACAGTAACATGTGAAGGCCTCTAATAAACAACCTTATGATGATCATCTGTGATGTGGAAATGTAAGGAGGTGAGGGTGAACTGACAGTTGCTGGAATagaggaaacaatgaaacaaGGGAACAAGGGAGCTGCCTTCCTCCAAAGGAAGGAATCTTCTCCAGTATTGAGTCAGGCTTTCTTTCAAGCCTGCTTGAAAGGCTTGATTGTAGAGCAGATCTTTGGAGAAGAGCTTTGTGTTGTAGCAATGTCTTCTCAGACATGGAGATCAAAGCTTTGAGAGTTCTGGTCAGGCTGATTTTCACAATGTTGAAGACCATCTGGAAGACGGTATCTAGATTGTCAGGAGACTGGTCacctgaagtgaccaggtgtaaaggGTCTAAAAGGTCTAAAATCCTTTCTTAGAATAAACATCCCTTCAAATCGTTAGTGTAAAGAGAGAGCATTGttcacattattatattataaataattctgttctATTTGTATGATAtattataaatgttatatagagtgtGAAGACCTTTTGGAAAGCACCTTATAATGATCAACTGTAATGTGGGAGTGCGAGGGTGGGGGTGACCTGGCAGCTGCTGGAATGCAGGACCATAAACAATCAGGTCTTTCAGTCTGCTTTTACTTTCCTTTTCCTGAAAATGCATTGAAGCAAGGAAACCCAAGTCCCCTTCCCTCATGACCTACTTTAAATGAGGAGCTGATACACCAGGCTGGCATGTTTTTTTATCTATGGCTTGTTACTTGTAGATCATTAAGGCTTGATGTTTAATGTTATCAGTAGCCAGTTATCTGCAGCTTGCGGCTCATTACTTGTGGGTCTTTCcacatatatgtttttattaccAGTGCTTTATTACCCATGGTTCTGTACTCTGGGCTGTTACTGGTGGCTCCTTTAATGGCTTTGGCTGTTGTTAGGCTGCAGTAGATTAAGGTGCACCGAGACAGTTGATCTAACTGTGCtataatcattataataatgTGCTGTAATTATTTTACTATAACTTTCCAAATGATGCTCTTTTGTGTTTGCTGGCCTCTAGTTTaattccagaaaaaaaatcagaagaTCAGCTTAGTGTTTAACCAGCTTAATTCCGGTCAGCCGGTCAGAGTGCAGGTTTCTATCAAAAGAAGTGAGAAACAGAACTCACGAACATCACAAACTAGCTTTCCAGTTTTCTCTTTTAAACATGGTCCTCTTCTGAACATGACCCAGAAACGACCTCGGCTCCACAAGATAAATGATCAGTGTTGGGAGGGAGAGCATCCTGTAAACACTAAAAAGGGAAGTAGGCTAAACGGTGCTTCAGCAGCCTTATCCTGCTCACACCCACAGACCTCTCCAACCCAAACTTGGTTAAAGCATTCCACCCTGACACTGATTGTTCCCTGGCTTAATATTTGCACTGCATCTGTTTCATATCAAATTACAGAATGTTTCCCGTCCTGCCAGCAGGGCCCGAGCCTACAGTAAAGACCGTCCACTGACTGTCACATCAGGTCAAATTAAACTGatgcagtaactgattacagaaaaTTCAGATcatgattattaatatattatgtaaAGATTAAGAATCTCAAGTTCTAATAACTGTAAGACGGCTTTTGCAGTGTAGTGTTTACATCTACCAGATTATAACCTCTTTCCATTTTGGTTGATGGATAACCAtgagaaatacagaacaaaAGAAACATAGACAGGAACGTATGACAGAGTTTAAGCTTCTAAATCTCTTCCTCTGTGAATCCACTCTGAACTGCTGTCTGAATGCTCTTCATCTCTTCTGGGGCAGCTTTGGGCAGCACAGCCAGCAGCTCTTGGTCAATCTTCTCCAGTATTGAGTCACACGTCCTTCAGACTTCCTCTCAAACCTGCGTGACAAGGCTTGATTGTAGAGCAGATCTTTGGAGAAGAGCTTTGCATTGTAGCAATGTCTTTTCAGACATGGAGATCAAATGTTTGGTCAGGCTGATTTTCACAATGTTGAAGACCATCTGAAAGATAGGTATCGTAAGGTATATAGATTGGCAGGAGACTGGTCACCTgaagtgaccagatgtaaagGAGGtctaaaagttaaaaaaatacttGAATAAACATCCCTTTAAATCTTTAGTGTAAAGAGAGAGCATTGTTCACATTATTGATATTATAAACAATTATGCtataaatgttatataaaataatataatataaataatataatagaaatgttatattatataaatgttatataaaatatcacataaatatgttttaaaatgttgaattatTCAGGCTGAATTGATTTTACTCTTGAATAATGACTGCAACCATGCTGTGGAGAATTTGCTTATATATTATTTGTAAAAAATCAATTATTTTCTATCTTTTGAACttaacaaaaacacattttagccAAAGTGTTTATCAATTCTCACCCTGTTTATTCACTTCTAATGAATTACATCTAAATTCtttaaattaatgaattatgGAATGGATTGAGCTAAGTAATAACAGGCTTCTGTGTATACATGGCTTAATATTAGACATACAGTAGCATGTGAAGACCTTTTGGAAACAGGGAATATTGGGAGTGTGAGGGTGGGGGTGAACTGGCAGTTGCTTCAGTCTGCTTTCACTTTCCTTTTCCTGGAAATGCATTGAAGCAAGGAACCCAAGTCCCCTTCCCTCATGACCTACTTTAAATGAGAAGCTGATACACCAGTCTGACACTGGCTGTTCAGGACCTTCACTGTTTGTAAGTGTTCATGTTTGTCTTTGCTGCTCACTCTTGTTGACTCCTGTTGTTAGAACAAGGTATTGATTTATTAACAGTTCTTCATTTCCATAAACTTGCTACCTATGGCTTGTTACTTAGGACCCTTTTATCTGTGGCTTGTTACTCGTAGATCATTAAGGCTTGAGGCTTATTGTTATCAGCAGCATTAATTTCATACCCATGGTTCTGTACTCTGGGCTGTTACTGGTGGCTCCTTTAATGGCTTTGGCTGTTGTTAGGCTGCAGGAGATTAAGGTGCACCGAGACAGTTGATCTAACTGTGATATAATCTTTATAATAATGTGCTGTAATTATTTTACTATAACTTTCTAAATGATGCTCTTTTATATTTGCTGGCCTGTAGTTTAATtccacagatgttcagtctgtgtctcctccccctcaatgtgtttttactgtttattactATTTGCAGGTAAGAGCACTCATAGACCTTATCACATGATGTTCCCAGACTTAAGACCTCTTGAagcttgatgagcagcagtcaGGCACTCCAGAGCTCTGAAACTACATTTACCTTTCCATTCTgtctcagacacagaaatgttCACGACTTCACAGCTCTGGAGTGGCACAACTATTTAACTGCCAGCTTGTTAGGAGACAGGAGAGCATAAGctcaaatcccatcaacaccacagacCTCCATGGGCAGGAGTCTGAGAACAGgaaaacagattgagggggcggagccacagacttaCACAGACTACACCATATTTACTCAGCTTTAGCTGCAGATCATTTCCtcatgtttttgaggctcaactcaggATGAAGTGTTAATCATTTGTTGCAATGAGttactgtttcatttcaaactgtCTCTCCTGTGAGCGGCACTCCTGTGTCAATTGGACTGGATCTGATTCCTCCTTTTTAGTCAGGAGGTCGAAATGGTTGGAATAGATAggcagcaaaaataaaaaaagcaaattcAAAGCTAAGTGTCACAGTGTTCAAGTCATATATGAAAACtcaccacctcacaacttcaaATGATAAATATTCTGTTCACGTGATtcatttagaatttttttttatcatgtaaagttttttattttaggaaAATATTTCTCTAAAAAAGAAAGGAGGAAGAAATACAGTCAGTACACCTTAAAGGGTGAGTTATAGCATGTCTTTTCTGTTCACTGCACTCTTAGAAAGAATATTTTagtgatgccattgaagaatcGTGTTGGTAATAGAAATGTTCAATGTGAAAAGTGAAGAGATATTTAATTTTAACTGTAAACATTAAGTAGGTCTATGGACAACCTCTAGATGACTTCAATAACATAGAGGCTCCTGCAGGAATTCCTTAGTATTTTAGAATCTGGATATtgaattaactaattaatttgAATTCCCAGAGGATCTGTAGGCAACTATATTTGGATCCAACTATGAGGAGCTCATTTTTTTCTTACTGAAATAAACTTTAGTCCTTTGCAAAGGCTTTTCTTCTAAGAACCTTGTCTTGATGATTCCTTAATATGTTCCTCCACAGATTCAaatagaagaacctccaaaggtttctcAAGTGTCTGACCTTTTAACAGTGCTCAAAAACATTctcctttatggaaccaaaagtagttcttctatggcataattcaaataaccctttaaatgacctttatttttaggagtctAGGATTAGTGATGGGGCTCACTGAGACTAGAGAACACCAGGAACTTCAACCCTTTTATAGAAATAGTTCATTTACAACATGTATATGCTAATTGCTGCATATATGTGGGCTGTGCAGACTGTAGAAAGGGTTAAAGGTTTACCACATCCTACATCAAACTGGTTTATGGTTTTAAAGCATCCCCCTGAAAGGTCTGGTGTTGTTTTCCAGAAACTGAATCCAAACAGTTCAAAACTGCTGTCAGATTTATTCAGAGAATAGTCAGACAAAAACAGTTTTACAatacagaagaaaaaatgataaaaGTGAGGGAAAATAGAGAAACactgaaaaacaaaagcaaaataaaaataagatgaATGAGTCTACTCTAAGTGCCAACTTGACTTCTTTTGTTGAGATATTGCTTGTtatctctttccctctttcctaCCTCTACTGTGAGTTCTGGCTGATTCAACTGGCATAATCAGTCGTTCATGCTCTTCAATAACTTTAACCCGCCAGTGACCCCTAGGTTAGCCTTTCATGACTTAACAAGGTCTTAGATTGGGCCTAATTCAATTGCAGTCATTCTATAACTTCCCTTAAAAGATTATTTACTTCAGCCAGTGTAGAAAATACAGTATGTCCCTATGAAtagatttaaccctttaattcACAACACCTGTCTTTGCTCATAACAGTACCATCCACTCACTTTTGCATAGTAATTTCTCACTTCTTACATTAATCTGACTTGCTTactaaaacaactgaaataactgaaataatTGTATagttaataatatattattcaaAGCTCAAGCATATCAAGTTCTAATAACTGTAAGAAAGCTTTTGCAGTGCAGCGGTTACCTTTAAGCTTTTTAATTTCTACTGAATATAAACTCAAACTCTGAAAAGTAAAGAGAATAATACTGAAAACTACTGAAACAGAACTAAAACCCCTAAAAaatctaagagtaattctcATCTTCCTCTGTGAATCCACTCTGAACTGCTGCCTGGATGCTCTTCATCTCCTCTGGAGCAGCTTTGGGAAGAATGGCCAGCAGCTCGTTGTCAATCTTCTCCAGTCTCAAGTCAGACTTCTTttcaaactcctccttgttctTGAGGACGAGACGTAAAATACCTCTCTGAGCTTCATCACAGGAGTTCTGTAGCTGCAGACGTTCCTTTTTAAACTCTGGCTTTTCCTTGTCCATGGTCATCAGTTTCCCCAGTGAGCTGACCCGATCCATCAGATACTTCTCAGACACTTCAGTGTAGGTTGCTGAGATCATGTGGACGAGGCTGGCGATGTTACTGGCTTGAAAGGCTTGATTGTAGAGCAGGTCTTTGGAGAAGAGCTTTGCGTCGTAGGAGAGAGATTGAGTCTTCTCTGACGTGGAGACAAAATGTTTGAGAGGTCTGTTTAGGCTGGAGCTTACAAGGCTGGACACCATCTGAAAGAAGCGCACCATCTTCTCCCACTGCTCCTTCACCCTCCCCATGGCATCCATCCCTTTCACTAGCATCTGTATGGTGGTGTTAAAGTCTCTTTGATTTCACAGTTTCTCATGGAGATGAGGATTTCATTCAGTTCCTTCTGGTTCTTCTCCACACTCTTCTCGTAGGTTTCTCTGGTTTTGTTCAGTTGAGCTTGGCTCTGCTCTATACGGAACCTGGCGTTCTCTGATGCCCTTTCTGAAGCACTCTTCCTTACAGATTTACTCTCTTCTTTGAACATCATGGGTGGTTTTGGAGTCAGAGCAGGAGATTTGAAAACATCTTTGCTCTTGGAGTCAAAAGCACGAGCTGATTCAGTCAGTTTTCTGATTTTCTTGATCAACTGCTTTGTTTTGGCTTCTTCACATTTCCCATCAGGTGCGTATACTGCCAGATCTTCACAGATGTCAATGGCCTCTTCACATAACTCTTGGGCACGGATCTTTGCATTGCATTCTGGGAATCTTTCTAAACCCCTGTAAATTCTAATAAACTGATCTTTCACAAAATCTGTGTTTGGAGTTTTCTTCTTCTGATCATACAGGCTCTTCCAGTCAATGTCATTCTTCTGCACAAATTTCTGAAGGAGTCCCACACACATCAGGATTTCTCCAGACTTGCTGTAGATGTTCATTTTATcaactccatctgcagaagAGCGCTTGCTTT
Encoded proteins:
- the LOC140551614 gene encoding uncharacterized protein, with the translated sequence MSDVCSFQRLPAASVKAVVCTLKDGLVSINRVYEALINADVDRFSRQCRNYGYIREQILRAKQSLERSEQAAGAGLKSLDKNIEILTRDEGRLERKMRATQQTLENLRTEKESNEDLLQKSRDALEVARSNLSSARSTLRKQKKRENTAAFVTGVGVGLFIIPVAGWIAGSALVVGGITEMEEASEAIKVAEKEESESESDVEMYRDKVSDYKAEISQAKQDIRQNRDRKEQICTDIRKVKEQRAAVADLQVKVRRAVHILSVLSGRAKVVEGQTRRHIVLEPVMKVMEEVMKAAGEITGNQLLFNGDIPRLLDAMRGNNRKLAAICSWSSDAEDEGYY